The Neobacillus sp. OS1-2 genome includes a window with the following:
- a CDS encoding YheC/YheD family protein: MSYSLTPIRVKLIPKTWTNEATWQIQMSNKLLTHLQLNKNRKLNIKIGQKTITSEIQIAEIAINEIHLPDHMIKALMLPIQCYTFQANVFSKSHTLKLGPVIGLLTDFKTNQMVEPYFRTIHLFCEELHRGICEYGGFFYVFSFDQFSDSGYYLEDGKWVPANLPMPDVIYNRIHSRKLENSTLYKEFRQKLDEHMIPFFNDRFLSKWEAHEKVKIESQLYSYIPETKICSKELFYDFAQKYETIFLKPIHGSQGRNIIKVKEEGHQHYTLQTSLPALTNHLTEKYSLDEIYQQIKPLLHHQIYIIQQGITFIKHQSRTMDFRVLCHKDQNNQWIVTSTVARIAAEKEFVSNLAKGGTITRPLNALRTCMSDKQSIEVLALIKELALETAEVISRHSEGITGELGIDIGVDQEGKPWLIEVNSKPSKNFEDGLGKIRPSAKAIIQFCSKLAHDSALEKEELN; this comes from the coding sequence ATGTCCTATTCATTAACCCCAATAAGGGTAAAACTGATCCCTAAAACATGGACAAATGAAGCTACATGGCAAATTCAAATGTCCAACAAATTGTTGACCCATCTGCAATTAAACAAGAACCGGAAGTTGAATATCAAAATTGGGCAAAAAACAATTACCTCAGAAATACAAATAGCAGAAATAGCCATTAATGAGATTCATCTTCCTGATCATATGATAAAAGCATTGATGCTACCTATTCAATGCTATACATTTCAAGCAAACGTTTTTTCCAAAAGTCATACGCTTAAACTCGGACCTGTTATTGGTTTGCTAACCGATTTCAAAACGAATCAGATGGTGGAACCGTACTTTCGCACCATACATTTGTTTTGTGAAGAACTTCATCGCGGTATTTGCGAGTATGGCGGCTTCTTTTATGTATTTTCATTTGATCAATTCTCCGACTCAGGTTATTACCTAGAGGATGGCAAATGGGTTCCGGCAAATCTTCCCATGCCAGATGTTATTTACAACCGGATTCATTCCAGAAAACTTGAAAATTCCACCCTCTATAAGGAGTTTCGTCAAAAACTTGATGAACACATGATTCCATTTTTTAATGATCGGTTTCTTTCTAAATGGGAAGCGCACGAAAAGGTAAAAATAGAAAGTCAGCTATATTCCTATATTCCCGAGACAAAAATATGTTCAAAGGAACTATTCTATGATTTTGCCCAAAAATATGAAACTATTTTTCTTAAACCTATTCATGGCAGTCAAGGTCGAAATATTATCAAGGTAAAAGAAGAAGGGCATCAGCACTACACCTTGCAAACTTCATTGCCGGCCCTGACTAACCATTTAACTGAAAAATATTCCTTAGATGAAATATACCAACAAATAAAACCGCTGCTTCATCATCAAATCTACATTATCCAACAAGGGATAACCTTTATTAAACATCAATCAAGGACGATGGATTTTAGAGTTTTATGCCATAAAGATCAAAATAATCAATGGATTGTAACCTCAACAGTAGCAAGAATTGCAGCGGAAAAGGAATTTGTTTCAAATTTAGCAAAAGGCGGCACGATTACAAGACCCTTGAATGCCCTACGAACCTGTATGAGTGATAAGCAATCCATTGAGGTTCTTGCACTAATTAAAGAATTAGCCCTAGAAACAGCTGAGGTAATCAGCCGTCATTCAGAAGGGATAACGGGAGAACTTGGTATCGACATTGGTGTTGATCAAGAAGGAAAACCGTGGTTAATCGAGGTGAATTCTAAGCCATCGAAGAACTTCGAGGATGGTTTAGGAAAGATAAGGCCGTCCGCGAAAGCAATTATTCAATTTTGTTCGAAGCTTGCCCATGATTCGGCCCTAGAAAAGGAGGAACTAAATTGA
- a CDS encoding coproporphyrinogen III oxidase: MRISILGLEDERFSRPLQLIANLFFEETKIIMANAEEADVQIIFNLQVLKQISVSAELTDKGGKVIASDYQKEFLLDDSEKEKFKQIKNAVAHVYLTVLQNWTGITQKWGILTGIRPTKLLHRKVREGVPLQFAHQQLMDDYLITNEKIELMQQIVDRQLAVVPDLYSLQKEVSIYIGIPFCPTKCAYCTFPAYAINGRQGSVDSFLGGLHYEMKKIGAWLKENGVRITTVYYGGGTPTSITAEEMDMLYEEMYLSFPDVENIREITVEAGRPDTITPEKLEILKKWHIDRISINPQSYTQETLKAIGRHHTVTETIEKYHLAREMGMNNINMDLIIGLPGEGISEFTHSLAETEKLMPESLTVHTLSFKRASEMTKNKEKYKVAEREEVEGMMELAQDWTKDHGYVPYYLYRQKNILGNLENVGYSFPDQESIYNIMIMEEQQTIIGLGCGAASKFIDPITGKITQFSNPKDPKSYNDGFESYTNDKIKILDELFSCLK; encoded by the coding sequence TTGAGAATTTCGATACTAGGGTTAGAGGATGAAAGATTCAGCCGACCGTTGCAGCTCATTGCTAATTTATTCTTTGAAGAAACAAAGATTATTATGGCAAATGCTGAAGAGGCGGATGTACAAATAATATTTAATTTGCAAGTCCTGAAACAGATTTCAGTTTCAGCAGAATTAACAGACAAGGGCGGAAAAGTAATTGCTTCTGATTACCAAAAGGAATTCTTACTGGATGATTCTGAAAAGGAAAAATTTAAACAAATAAAAAATGCCGTTGCTCATGTTTATTTAACGGTGTTGCAGAATTGGACAGGTATTACCCAAAAATGGGGGATATTGACGGGAATCAGACCCACCAAATTACTTCATCGTAAAGTCCGAGAAGGGGTTCCGTTACAGTTCGCTCATCAGCAATTAATGGATGATTACTTAATCACAAACGAAAAAATCGAGCTGATGCAGCAAATCGTTGACCGCCAGCTTGCCGTTGTTCCTGACCTGTACTCACTGCAAAAAGAAGTCAGTATCTATATTGGGATTCCTTTTTGTCCAACAAAATGTGCCTATTGCACTTTTCCTGCCTATGCCATAAACGGAAGGCAAGGCTCAGTGGATTCATTCTTAGGCGGGCTCCATTATGAAATGAAGAAAATTGGTGCCTGGTTGAAGGAGAATGGAGTGCGGATAACTACTGTTTATTATGGCGGCGGTACGCCAACGAGTATCACCGCAGAAGAAATGGATATGCTTTATGAGGAAATGTACTTGTCGTTTCCAGATGTAGAAAATATCCGCGAAATTACCGTTGAAGCGGGTCGGCCCGATACGATTACACCTGAAAAATTAGAAATCTTGAAAAAGTGGCATATTGACCGGATCAGTATTAATCCACAATCCTACACACAAGAAACATTGAAGGCTATCGGCAGGCATCATACCGTTACTGAAACAATTGAAAAATACCATTTAGCACGGGAAATGGGTATGAATAATATAAATATGGACTTGATTATCGGGTTGCCAGGTGAGGGAATTTCAGAGTTTACCCATTCTTTAGCTGAAACAGAAAAGCTAATGCCTGAGTCTTTGACAGTCCATACGTTGTCGTTCAAGCGTGCATCAGAAATGACCAAGAATAAAGAGAAATATAAGGTAGCTGAACGTGAAGAAGTCGAAGGTATGATGGAACTTGCACAGGATTGGACGAAAGATCACGGCTATGTACCATATTATTTATACAGACAAAAAAACATACTTGGTAATCTTGAAAATGTCGGTTACTCGTTCCCTGATCAAGAAAGTATCTATAATATCATGATCATGGAGGAGCAACAAACAATTATTGGACTTGGCTGTG
- a CDS encoding YheC/YheD family protein, with translation MTIFGIMTLTMESELSYINEMADLAESNGLEVFQFIPSAINPRTLQVKGRKFVSDTKRWMDAELPIPTIIYDRCFYGEDEHSKQCLPIVSWLKSRNDITFLGYGLPNKLDLYDAIKNSLLSSYLPKSQSVSDPTVVLSELSAMKKIILKPINGSQGYGIYYLKKNDKTYHVKTEKQKKIISRIFPNETKLIQWLKSLLMTRSYLLQPYLELSNNEQQPFDIRTLLQKNEHGAWVERGKGIRTGTTGGILSNLSAGGSVITFSEWLSSVTPAKGEYISQELDYILSKLPVILEKEFLPLFEIGVDIGIAKDGSIWILDLNSKPGRKVLLQTRPELQKTLCQAPLLYGKYLSQSEQIERKTNYEKTLSH, from the coding sequence TTGACTATCTTTGGAATTATGACATTAACTATGGAAAGTGAACTTTCATATATAAACGAGATGGCCGACCTTGCAGAATCGAACGGCCTCGAGGTTTTTCAATTTATTCCATCAGCGATCAATCCCCGCACTCTTCAAGTGAAGGGGCGAAAATTCGTCTCCGATACTAAACGCTGGATGGATGCGGAGTTACCTATTCCCACTATCATTTACGACCGCTGCTTCTACGGAGAGGATGAACATTCCAAACAATGCCTGCCAATCGTCTCTTGGTTAAAGAGCAGAAATGATATTACCTTTTTAGGTTACGGCCTGCCTAATAAACTCGATCTATACGATGCCATAAAAAACTCGCTCTTATCGTCCTATTTACCCAAATCACAATCCGTTTCTGATCCCACAGTCGTTTTATCTGAACTCTCGGCGATGAAAAAAATCATATTAAAACCGATTAACGGCTCACAAGGTTACGGAATTTATTACCTAAAGAAAAATGATAAAACCTATCATGTAAAAACGGAAAAACAAAAAAAGATTATTTCGCGGATTTTCCCAAATGAAACCAAGCTTATTCAATGGTTAAAATCATTATTGATGACTCGCAGCTACCTTTTACAACCGTACCTGGAACTGTCCAATAATGAGCAGCAGCCTTTTGATATCCGTACACTTCTTCAAAAAAATGAACATGGAGCTTGGGTAGAACGAGGCAAAGGAATTCGCACAGGCACCACAGGCGGTATCCTTTCAAACCTTAGTGCCGGTGGATCCGTCATCACGTTTTCAGAATGGCTTTCCTCCGTTACACCTGCGAAAGGCGAATATATCAGTCAAGAATTAGATTATATTCTTAGCAAGCTCCCTGTTATTCTCGAAAAGGAATTTTTGCCCTTATTTGAAATAGGTGTGGATATCGGTATCGCCAAAGATGGGTCTATATGGATTCTAGATCTCAATTCAAAACCAGGTAGAAAGGTTCTATTACAGACCCGGCCGGAGTTACAGAAAACCCTTTGCCAAGCACCACTTCTTTACGGAAAATACCTTTCTCAGAGTGAGCAAATTGAAAGGAAGACCAATTATGAGAAAACATTATCTCATTGA
- a CDS encoding YlbF family regulator, protein MAVNLYDSAYALETAIRQSAEYTQLQQAYNEVNADPQAKQMFDQFRQIQMNLQQKQMMGQDISEQEVQQAQATVGLVQQNPKISHLMEAEQRMSMIIGELNKVIMKPLEDLYGTM, encoded by the coding sequence ATGGCAGTTAATTTATATGATTCGGCATATGCCTTAGAGACAGCAATCCGTCAAAGCGCTGAGTACACACAACTTCAGCAGGCATATAACGAAGTCAATGCCGATCCACAGGCAAAGCAAATGTTTGACCAGTTCCGTCAAATCCAAATGAATCTGCAGCAAAAACAAATGATGGGACAGGATATTTCTGAACAAGAAGTCCAACAGGCACAAGCAACAGTAGGCCTCGTTCAGCAAAATCCAAAGATTTCACATCTCATGGAAGCAGAACAACGAATGAGTATGATTATTGGTGAATTAAACAAGGTCATTATGAAGCCATTAGAAGATCTATACGGAACAATGTAA
- a CDS encoding Cof-type HAD-IIB family hydrolase has protein sequence MIYRLLALNIDGTLLQTNGKIHKSTREAIDYVQQKGIYVTLVTSRSFPSAKKVAKALKIKAPLITHQGAYIAGVESKPVYVERINEDITYDTVRFLEALPCQIRLVHEQFSLANKIKLHNHLLAKTVFTTGDPVFYSQQFVSSLSEYLHDQPVTPPKIEVYFEEKRDLKDAKNALGNMFTEIDVIELDSLRLDIVPAGASKLAGLSYLGSQLGIRKSEMVYIGDGMDDIPLIEAVGLGVSMWNADFEVKRASDWVTRSENEHGVAYMVKEHFRKQQPIEFLRRMKIIRK, from the coding sequence ATGATTTATCGCTTACTTGCGTTAAATATTGATGGGACGCTTCTCCAAACGAATGGAAAAATTCATAAGTCTACAAGGGAAGCCATTGACTATGTCCAGCAAAAAGGAATTTATGTCACGCTTGTCACATCACGCAGCTTTCCTTCAGCTAAAAAGGTGGCTAAGGCGTTAAAAATAAAAGCACCGCTGATTACCCATCAAGGGGCCTATATTGCTGGGGTAGAATCAAAACCGGTCTATGTAGAAAGAATCAATGAGGATATTACGTATGATACAGTCCGTTTTTTAGAGGCATTACCGTGCCAAATTCGCCTCGTGCATGAACAATTTTCCTTAGCCAATAAGATAAAGCTGCACAATCATTTGTTAGCAAAAACTGTCTTTACTACTGGAGATCCTGTTTTCTATTCCCAACAATTTGTTTCTTCATTAAGTGAATATTTACATGACCAGCCGGTTACACCGCCGAAGATTGAGGTTTATTTTGAAGAGAAAAGGGATTTAAAAGATGCTAAAAATGCACTAGGTAACATGTTTACAGAAATTGATGTAATAGAGCTTGATTCCTTAAGGTTGGATATTGTTCCTGCCGGTGCCTCAAAGCTTGCCGGCCTTTCCTATCTGGGCAGCCAACTTGGCATTCGAAAAAGTGAAATGGTCTATATCGGGGATGGTATGGATGACATTCCTTTGATTGAAGCTGTAGGTCTTGGGGTTTCCATGTGGAATGCCGACTTTGAGGTAAAGCGAGCTTCCGACTGGGTAACAAGATCAGAAAATGAGCATGGTGTTGCCTATATGGTAAAAGAACACTTTCGCAAGCAACAGCCAATTGAGTTTTTAAGAAGGATGAAAATCATAAGAAAATAA